In one Arenibacter antarcticus genomic region, the following are encoded:
- a CDS encoding efflux RND transporter periplasmic adaptor subunit, protein MYRILYILITTFILLNVTACGNQNNINNSPDLEGNEDQHETRIMVSKAQFEGENMALGNLVEKDFPLVVEVRGTIDVPPKNSAVISAFTGGYIKRTPLLIGDKVKKGDPLLSLENPSFIELQQEYMESVEQLVYLKSEFERQESLVEEKITSQKNFLRAESEYKRNLAMYNGLRKKLQMLNITPENVEKGHIVSQVTLYAPIDGSITKVNVTPGMYVSPSDEIMEIINTDHIHLELSVFEKDIMQIKKDQGIQFKIPEASEQMYNAEVYLVGTSIDMQSRTVKVHGHLHNDENHSFAVGMFVEAGIITENKKFKALPDDSVITVDKKQFILVMVSQDNEGYAFEAKEVEIGESYNGFTAITDWGNVKDSDKVIVKGGFNLIGESEGHDH, encoded by the coding sequence ATGTACCGTATACTATATATCCTTATTACCACTTTTATTTTGCTAAATGTTACAGCATGTGGAAATCAGAACAACATAAACAATTCCCCTGACCTTGAGGGAAATGAAGATCAGCACGAGACTAGGATAATGGTTTCCAAAGCACAATTTGAGGGAGAAAATATGGCCTTGGGAAATCTGGTTGAAAAAGATTTCCCCCTAGTGGTGGAAGTTAGGGGAACTATAGATGTTCCACCTAAAAACAGCGCTGTCATCAGTGCTTTTACAGGGGGCTACATTAAAAGAACTCCCTTGTTAATTGGCGATAAGGTGAAAAAAGGAGATCCTTTACTTAGCTTGGAAAATCCGTCGTTTATTGAATTGCAACAAGAATACATGGAATCCGTTGAGCAGCTTGTCTACCTAAAATCGGAGTTTGAGAGACAAGAATCCCTTGTTGAGGAAAAAATAACCTCCCAAAAGAATTTCTTAAGGGCAGAAAGCGAATACAAGCGGAATTTAGCCATGTACAATGGGCTTCGGAAAAAGTTGCAAATGCTGAACATAACCCCGGAAAATGTTGAAAAGGGACACATAGTCTCCCAAGTTACCCTTTACGCTCCGATTGATGGGAGCATAACCAAAGTAAATGTTACTCCAGGTATGTATGTAAGCCCGTCTGATGAAATTATGGAGATAATAAATACCGATCATATTCATTTAGAATTATCCGTATTTGAGAAAGATATCATGCAAATTAAAAAGGACCAAGGCATACAATTTAAAATCCCAGAAGCTTCTGAACAGATGTACAACGCAGAGGTATACCTGGTAGGAACTTCCATTGATATGCAAAGTAGAACGGTAAAAGTGCACGGACATTTACATAATGACGAAAATCATTCTTTTGCTGTTGGTATGTTTGTAGAAGCGGGAATTATTACTGAAAATAAAAAATTTAAAGCACTACCAGATGATAGTGTTATCACCGTTGATAAAAAGCAATTTATACTAGTCATGGTATCCCAAGATAATGAAGGCTATGCCTTTGAAGCCAAAGAGGTTGAAATTGGGGAAAGTTATAATGGATTTACCGCTATTACCGACTGGGGTAATGTTAAGGATAGTGATAAAGTAATTGTTAAGGGTGGGTTTAATTTGATTGGTGAATCCGAGGGGCATGACCATTAA